From one Phycodurus eques isolate BA_2022a chromosome 19, UOR_Pequ_1.1, whole genome shotgun sequence genomic stretch:
- the dhrs7cb gene encoding dehydrogenase/reductase (SDR family) member 7Cb — MVLPSVMVLPLLIVTAAGVYYIYNEVMQYMAKSFVRNKVVVITDAVSGVGNECARLFHKGGARLILCGANWDKLESLYDSLTNDADPSETFAPKLVILDFSDTESTPDVTAEVVDCYGCVDVLICNSSMKLKAPVQSVSLELDRNIMDINYFGPTTLTKGILPTMIPRRSGQIILVNSIQGRLAVPFRSSYAASKHAVQAFFDSLRAEVEEYGITVSTVSHTFIDATVLPSPEKPASKPNSLAAFIASQLTHGVRPSVLANEIMRTVNRKRREVVLAHPIPRVAVYLRSFLPSVLFAVLGAGVKDSVLAEQMQ; from the exons ATGGTCCTTCCTTCAGTGATGGTCTTGCCCCTGCTGATCGTCACAGCGGCGGGGGTATACTACATCTACAATGAGGTCATGCAGTACATGGCCAAGTCTTTCGTGCGGAACAAAGTGGTGGTGATCACAGATGCTGTGTCCGGTGTGGGAAATG AGTGTGCTCGTCTCTTCCATAAGGGCGGAGCCAGGCTCATCCTGTGCGGCGCTAACTGGGATAAATTGGAGTCTCTGTATGACTCTTTGACAAATGATGCTGACCCCAGCGAG ACATTTGCCCCTAAACTGGTTATCCTGGACTTTAGTGACACGGAGAGCACGCCGGACGTGACTGCCGAGGTAGTGGACTGTTATGGCTGTGTGGATGTGTTAATTTGTAACAGCAGCATGAAGCTCAAGGCTCCAGTGCAGAGTGTCTCTCTGGAACTTGACAGAAACATCATGGACATCAACTACTTTGGCCCAACCACCTTGACCAAAG GAATTCTTCCCACCATGATTCCAAGAAGATCAGGACAAATAATCTTGGTCAACAGCATCCAAGGCAGACTGGCAGTTCCCTTCAGAAGTTCTT ATGCAGCCTCGAAGCATGCGGTACAGGCCTTCTTTGACAGCCTCCGGGCTGAGGTGGAAGAGTACGGGATCACCGTGAGCACCGTCAGTCACACTTTCATCGATGCCACTGTTCTGCCATCTCCTGAGAAGCCTGCCTCCAAACCAAACAGCTTGGCTGCAT TTATTGCCAGCCAGCTGACCCATGGGGTGCGTCCTTCAGTCCTGGCCAATGAGATTATGCGAACGGTGaacaggaagaggagggaggtTGTGCTGGCCCACCCCATCCCCAGGGTGGCAGTCTACCTCCGATCTTTCCTACCTTCTGTCCTCTTTGCTGTACTGGGTGCTGGAGTGAAGGACTCTGTCTTGGCTGAGCAGATGCAGTAA